A single Aspergillus chevalieri M1 DNA, chromosome 3, nearly complete sequence DNA region contains:
- a CDS encoding sterol desaturase family protein (COG:I;~EggNog:ENOG410PSVU;~InterPro:IPR006694;~PFAM:PF04116;~TransMembrane:3 (o29-50i71-93o113-131i);~go_function: GO:0005506 - iron ion binding [Evidence IEA];~go_function: GO:0016491 - oxidoreductase activity [Evidence IEA];~go_process: GO:0008610 - lipid biosynthetic process [Evidence IEA];~go_process: GO:0055114 - oxidation-reduction process [Evidence IEA]), with the protein MLIIEKIQDTWAAICNHYRPGDIEIAGVILSQVVGFIIPATIYLLIDIIFPSFSRKHKLQQRQPTWAQIRHCIKISLMNQIWIAAAHILGVYLQGLDHSFLIMDPKLPSFTMLASDFIFGMAAREILFYYIHRALHHPSIYVYIHKMHHKYTAPISFAAEYAHPVEHVLANVLPIVAPLTIKGTHFLSLMAFTVFELWEAAADHSGYDFLKLPPASIHDLHHEKFRVNYSTLGIMDWIHGTDVVGWDRPKRKEIQFAPGKERKDK; encoded by the coding sequence ATGCTCATTATCGAGAAAATCCAAGACACCTGGGCTGCAATATGCAACCACTACAGACCAGGAGACATCGAGATCGCAGGAGTCATTCTTTCTCAAGTTGTGGGCTTCATCATTCCGGCAACCATATACCTCCTCATCGACAtcatcttcccgagtttctcACGCAAGCACAAACTCCAACAGCGCCAACCCACATGGGCACAGATTCGGCACTGCATCAAAATATCCTTGATGAACCAGATATGGATTGCAGCAGCCCATATCCTCGGCGTATACCTCCAAGGCCTCGACCATAGCTTCCTTATCATGGACCCGAAGCTACCATCCTTCACGATGCTCGCAAGCGACTTCATTTTTGGCATGGCTGCCCGCGAGATTTTGTTTTACTACATCCACCGAGCCCTTCATCATCCGAGCATCTACGTTTATATTCATAAAATGCACCACAAGTACACAGCGCCAATTAGCTTCGCGGCGGAATATGCTCATCCGGTTGAACATGTGCTTGCGAACGTTCTCCCGATTGTGGCTCCCTTGACCATTAAGGGCACGCATTTCTTGTCTCTGATGGCATTTACAGTGTTTGAACTCTGGGAAGCGGCGGCTGATCACAGTGGTTATGACTTTCTTAAGTTGCCACCTGCTTCAATTCATGATTTGCATCATGAGAAGTTTCGGGTTAATTATAGTACGCTGGGTATTATGGATTGGATCCATGGGACGGATGTGGTGGGTTGGGACAGGCCCAAGAGGAAAGAGATTCAGTTTGCGCCtgggaaggaaaggaaagataAATGA